A single window of Plasmodium reichenowi strain SY57 chromosome 14, whole genome shotgun sequence DNA harbors:
- a CDS encoding hypothetical protein (conserved Plasmodium protein, unknown function) yields MKRYFLHNDKFYNRKKAKIECEYNNELKKECLTPNFYDYQASSKNVDDEKEDINVRGFNLFHLEENGKRRKINILNIFDNNIKRKNETDIKYMNNQNNNNHLVRNKNEEKVCQYNDADLCNENFDCSMNNHINRKNLYKSKDKLDNDNLSYDKMEYGRKEKWTNMKNKYYEKINNLLKDMHMIKLARNNGKIKM; encoded by the coding sequence atgaaaagatattttcttcataatgataaattttataacaGAAAAAAAGCAAAAATAGAATGTGAATATAATAAcgaattaaaaaaagaatgcTTGACACCAAATTTTTACGACTATCAAGCGAGTTCAAAAAATGTGGACGATGAAAAAGAAGACATAAATGTTAGAGgatttaatttatttcaCTTGGAAGAAAATGGAAAAAGAAGGAAAATtaacattttaaatatatttgataataatataaagagaaaaaatgaaacagatataaaatatatgaacaatcagaataataataatcatttggttagaaataaaaatgagGAAAAAGTTTGTCAATATAATGATGCTGACTTATGTAATGAAAATTTTGACTGTTCTATGAATAATCATATTAATCGTAAAAATCTTTATAAAAGTAAAGACAAATTAGATAATGATAATCTTTCTTATGATAAAATGGAATATGGAAGGAAAGAAAAATGGacaaatatgaaaaataaatattatgaaaaaattaataacCTACTCAAGGATATGCATATGATTAAATTGGCAAGAAATAATGGTAAAATCaaaatgtaa
- a CDS encoding pre-mRNA-splicing factor 38B, putative, which produces LWMWFEPYLLEEDEFSISCDKRRKVTIGEYVQSLLSDDKYFNTVLPRLPIKIKNVYGARLMIIDDHRRRLKKNKENISKFLKGEPVLAYINGEWEKGEIGGIVNHGKDKFFVRLREIDGNEKLVNIGYVKLEGKDSHKEKDIQKHKSRERSTSISERKRRRRRRNSSSKSTSRRKSRHSRSSSRRKRKRRQRDESRSSSRTRRRSHNRSHKRSSSYEKDYSIDKYSSRSHSRGRRRKHSSKHSSHYKSHNNHRDRSINKYNRPSEEDELYKSKKRRNVSISRSSSSSTRYRKEKYEKTEDELISRFKKLESQKALATGKDYARRPTSYKSSLSLKVDNIPVRRRSRSRSPRRIDNRVVVQVVHTDNTNNDNNTSENVKLKELMKKYNKDDKNDEPKMNNSNLEEMDIMTLG; this is translated from the exons CTATGGATGTGGTTTGAACCATATTTGTTGGAAGAAGATGAATTTTCTATTTCATGTGACAAAAGAAGGAAAGTAACAATAGGAGAGTATGTACAAAGTTTATTATCAgatgataaatattttaatacag ttttACCAAGATTACCTATAAAGATTAAGAATGTATACGGAGCACGTTTAATGATTATAGACGACCATAGGAGGCgattaaaaaagaataaggaaaatatttcaaaatttttaaaaggGGAACCTGTTTTAGCTTATATAAA CGGAGAGTGGGAAAAAGGCGAAATAGGAGGTATCGTAAATCACGGAAAGGATAAATTTTTTGTACGCCTAAGAGAAATTGATGGAAATGAAAAGCTAGTTAATATCGGATATGTAAAATTAGAAGGGAAAGATTCACATAAGGAAAAAGATATACAGAAACATAAGAGCAGAGAAAGAAGTACTAGTATAAGTGAAAGGAAAAGAAGACGACGAAGAAGAAATAGTAGTAGTAAAAGTACTAGTAGAAGAAAATCAAGACATAGTAGAAGTAGTAGTAGaagaaaaaggaaaaggaGACAAAGAGATGAAAGTAGAAGCAGTAGTAGAACCAGACGTAGAAGTCATAATCGTAGTCATAAAAGAAGTTCTAGTTATGAAAAAGATTATAGTATTGATAAATATTCAAGTCGTAGTCATAGTAGGGGTAGAAGAAGAAAACATAGTAGTAAACATTCCTCACATTATAAATCACATAATAATCATCGAGATAGgtcaataaataaatataatagaCCATCAGAAGAAGATGagttatataaaagtaaaaaaagaagaaatgTATCTATATCTAGATCTTCATCGAGTAGTACAAGATATagaaaggaaaaatatgaaaaaacaGAAGATGAATTAATTAGtagatttaaaaaattggAAAGTCAAAAAGCTTTGGCCACAGGGAAAGATTATGCACGTAGACCAACATCATATAAATCTTCTCTTTCGTTAAAAGTAGATAACATACCTGTAAGAAGAAGATCAAGATCACGATCTCCTAGAAGAATTGATAATAGGGTAGTAGTACAAGTAGTGCACACAGATAATACAAAcaatgataataatacatcTGAAAATGTGAAACTTAAAGAAttaatgaagaaatataataaagatgataaaaatgatgaacctaaaatgaataattcAAACTTAGAAGAAATGGATATTATGACGTTAGGTTGA
- a CDS encoding hypothetical protein (conserved Plasmodium protein, unknown function), with protein MENEYATGAVRPFQAAESNERYQDPQNYELSKKVVIFTPIYYFDGNSWTALERLLSLKKTIFHDNRLVTLCPVENNITPIELEASISGKYDIKVYRHCEYILCIEGEQKILIKIPVTKNIITWNSDQRLPLLPKTWKPTIFLLNESNIFLRFIPDKCLVISQVSYSDSYKVNCINFSEGFCCCHPINNLALLYGEYQQNQESKIMKLPKLPISNGKYNYFIHFFTWGTMFVPKYFELSRGPLCNFKKNIIALLIIPPKIHISIELHSSSPVVCSMEYKKDFLITARKPNITDIEIYTIIQDQLIKYDFSYDLRLNKENASISHLNIPIGFKISNEEKEKKKKNSSHICKWTFIETRDQRTLNRSGNSSSEHIMSQDLACIFDAEKGIYYSTDYGIRYCKAFKQLKV; from the exons ATGGAAAACGAGTATGCAACAGGAGCTGTTAGACCATTCCAAGCTGCTGAAAGTAATGAAAGATATCAAGATCCTCAAAATTACGAACTGTCCAAAAAGGTAGTAATATTTACCccaatatattatttcgATGGGAATTCATGGACAGCTTTAGAAAGATTATTAAGTCTTAAAAAGACCATATTTCATGATAATAGACTTGTCACATTGTGCCCTGtggaaaataatataaccCCGATCGAACTGGAGGCTTCTATTAGTGGCAAATATGATATTAAGGTTTATAGACATTGcgaatatattttatgtattgAGGGGGAAcagaaaatattaataaaaataccTGTTAcgaaaaatattataacatGGAATTCTGATCAGCGCCTTCCATTACTACCAAAAACATGGAAACCTAccatttttcttttaaatgAGAGCAATATATTTCTTAGGTTTATTCCGGATAAATGTTTAGTTATTAGCCAAGTGAGTTATAGTGATTCATATAAGGTAAATTGTATTAACTTCTCTGAAGGATTTTGTTGCTGTCATccaataaataatttagCACTATTATATGGAGAGTATCAACAAAATCAAGAAtcaaaaattatgaaattACCGAAACTTCCCATAAGTAATGGGAAATATAATTActttatacatttttttacatGGGGCACTATGTTTGTTCCCaaatattttgaattatCAAGAGGCCCCTTATGTAATTTCAAGAAAAATATCATTgctttattaataataccACCCAAAATACACATTTCTATTGAATTACATAGTTCCTCTCCTGTAGTATGTTCAAtggaatataaaaaagatttTCTTATTACGGCAAGAAAGCCAAATATTACAGATATAGAGATATATACAATCATACAAGATCAATTAATAAAGTATGATTTTTCATATGATCTTCgtttaaataaagaaaacGCTTCAATATCACATTTAAACATTCCAATAGGTTTTAAAATAAgtaatgaagaaaaagagaaaaaaaaaaaaaattcttcTCATATATGCAAATGGACATTTATTGAAACAAGAGATCAAAGAACATTAAATAGATCAGGAAACTCATCATCCGAACATATCATGTCTCAAGATTTGGCTTGCATATTTGATGCAGAAAAAG gtatttattattctaCAGATTATGGTATACGTTATTGTAAGGCATTTAAACAGTTGaaagtataa
- a CDS encoding hypothetical protein (conserved Plasmodium protein, unknown function) gives MAKYKKKEENDEKRDNGEFKNIKNKLEDLKNKTQISDEKNENIKKSVDPYNDLKLHILNILDETRKCIREKESLQKIHGNNMEVIKRGNIIYNNMKNVETYFTKLEDILNKQLKQKYNFTKEELLDKNETFELLKRQMYECKKLSNYDEIKNTYVVNFNDIKNKPKLNKKDTGDISHDEDDLVVINRWKERDKQFNEDILKIGEVIDKIGANTVILTQKAEEQNEIILNLHEQTEKTQDNVKEVNVEIKKVMKKHSQVTWCCRITLVIIFLMLVVLTSNIISNKFLKKL, from the exons atggctaaatataagaagaaggaggaaaatgatgaaaaacGTGATAACGGTGAgttcaaaaatataaagaacaAATTAGAAGACTTGAAAAACAAAACACAAATATcagatgaaaaaaatgaaaatataaagaaatcGGTAGATCCTTATAATGATTTAAAATTACAcattttgaatatattagaTGAAACTAGAAAATGTATAAGAGAAAAAGAAAGTCTGCAGAAAATTCATGGAAACAATATGGAAGTTATTAAAAGaggaaatattatatataataatatgaaaaacgtagaaacatattttacaaaattagaagatatattaaataaacaattaaaacaaaaatataattttacaaAAGAAGAATTATTAGATAAAAACGAAACATTTGAATTATTGAAAAGACAAATGTATGaatgtaaaaaattaagtaattatgatgaaattaaaaataccTATGTAGTAAATTTTAATGATATTAAGAATAAGCCTAAATTAAATa aaaaGGACACGGGCGATATATCTCATGATGAAGATGACCTAGTAGTCATAAATAGATGGAAAGAAAGAGACAAGCAATTTAACGaagatattttaaaaatagGTGAGGTCATAGATAAAATAGGAGCTAACACTGTTATATTAACTCAAAAAGCTGAAGAGCAAAATGAAATCATCTTAAATTTACATGAACAAACAGAAAAAACACAAGACAATGTTAAAGAGGTAAATGTggaaattaaaaaagttATGAAGAAACATTCTCAGGTAACGTGGTGTTGTAGAATTACACTAgtcattatttttcttatgtTAGTAGTTTTAACATCgaatattatatcaaacaaatttttaaagaaattataa
- a CDS encoding hypothetical protein (conserved Plasmodium protein, unknown function): protein MKDYSYENYYPKDKNDIRNISKEMDRMIVLHNILNDCIIAKVKNDYGDDEKYFINLKDYPEKKDDIKNKNIYLYKISNDNLKTCSNYFDSLNQKDLIPFLENSNNIIDEKGCTPTYDEEDCKIDHICYNSTNESEGKNYDIIKYMERPNHMLSNEPVHVKKSVNVIHNNIIKRLKDNTRNDNNNNNNNKYVENKFYKRKGIYNEEKEKKHHKKSNTKKEMKKSNFSFVRKESSSKSKYCNNINNSKKKKIVNSKGAINGKEKIENKTESTKGSKKNMSTYFFKTNHKNDIKLRNRNHSNNSQKRSRNNNQINENPDFEFLFNTKVVKQENIGKDCNLLSNELVFSGNILKVKKQKRKKIDIKNRNNNNKTVERNISYGTNKIINPYKMEKNKKDSKNNENIKKIKNNENIKNIKNNENIKNIKNNENIKNIKNNKNNFITIGQRNISTNHNKINEEYFNKKCKDEHSINTESSYEISIQGEVNLNFDLSDKEGTEMKSNNNIIFMCDDNYVKKKYINNSNDINNTKSKEEKNKNNCISQQNGKMEKEKMKDNFLFHYGYKNDQSNMCRHTKETEEKKVDHIYQNGKCMKCSSSFEVKHLYKKINDIFDVNIKNKKKYIHIEKCDNLIKKYCPIHPHEHVNMYMNNVKEKTNKQNSSEPVKGINNIALNVCTRTNNENNIFDKSMITQKKEKKKKNFHEYNIENNHLNNELHKIDDNTEYKKKKQISLLEKSNIKYNNNLRIHKNTDKGNNNKWISGNIINNEYKTTKDIYYKNLYKINSVKLKNEDNNNGRIRFKRDTFNETYDNIYHHKKCYDLVLNELLKVTRKKKPKKHYHEYNKIYKNEKNILTNNNNNNNNNNNNNNNNHNNHNNNNNNNNNNNNNRFDINNIKERDEKRKNDKSSITCDNENIRINYKTSAMERIRNQKIYQVTNQLNVTKYESKLIELEEKMIKLKELLKKEDIENEQLKSFLILQDEEINALKEELKILSEQNNKKKKISKTKKDKSHQNTIFYKNLIKSKPSKFMEIILKNVKEKKQEKKTCNFKELDKNNDEMIKKDPIIFDDKNNINPIFKNVNSLSTSCNSVVHACYPYDKKNIENQKNQENQENQKNQENQKNQKNQENQKNQENQENQKNQENQKNQENQIQVNNHNETAIFYDMPPNIKNNQLHMNNKFSYICCDMAKKSSLDSSTGFAIQEKNDENASHKLKTMSCPMYKREWRINKNDEMRKEYHPHETSNGQIKNYVTNKYRIKNDNTKINLLKHNISEGKKERIASVNFNKCEDDNKNYIENINETTSNIETMNKIENQIKNKIDCNHMENLNKYNKESNTNDGYHNLNLCPSTIFRKKNNNKKNNVKICQEKINSHIVHINYISNDNFGQINKSGKNKYFLRKVKEEKINEEKKENIFSKFFSYIKNKSICNEKKDNKKNLRRYNSHVPHLSTKSHIYKSPDNKRSQSFINLFKNCTAQNCSKNYTDYVLTEKNLNSTNTYNKINDKEKIEIKNDSPIFGPLNKIEENNIISNNHLKITENVNHPEQLYLKGKFVPEYKINKEHDIKKKRKSFVCKKVIKKGIIKSNQIYNFKINNGITKHMNLYSQNVKEKSSSTKKKIPKHSEIINKIDVLNDGKEKKEQLNKENMKHMDILNVRGKRKKNGKINMDKLYNKDQQVKSLNSEEIHFEKYEKIQENGKLLNDRNYQKNIISIIDRENIKHHSEKRIKHKEDNKIINNKKYISNVSNVSNMSNVSNVSNVSNVSNVSNVSNVSNVSNMSNISNISNIPNISNISNIPNISDDIMISPNQKTHNINSSNNNNKKKTLYLNNPSNNSTNTNINLLKPSIRKMYGPLEGSTCSNDNKKYLWINDKEEKNRTNQDKLKKKKEKKCYYDHNDDNSLENSSKIYIHDFLKNQEIQGKFNLHLTNANKKLNDSSQNVIKKIVLNCKCKKLKDEKKKNKCIKNLNNENKDINDMKNVEIIKNKVSHLDNNKKKIIINNKKNNIIHENKMNDNINYYLFKNDKIKKKNIYIHDQDIPQEYISNRKDSSCKKYINNMEKQNINYDFQLSSYDNYSNKKNCHMYENIIPIESNQQNNVLNSNGNHINHEPKIHFLENDESTIIVEYPNVNYYIKCP, encoded by the coding sequence ATGAAAGATTATTCATATGAAAACTATTATCCTAAAGATAAAAACgatataagaaatatttcCAAAGAAATGGATAGAATGATTGTgttacataatatattaaacgATTGTATTATAGCTAAGgtaaaaaatgattatggagatgatgaaaaatattttatcaatTTAAAAGATTATCCTGAAAAAAAGGACgatataaagaataaaaatatttatttatataaaatatcaaATGATAATTTGAAAACATGCAGCAATTATTTTGATTCTCTAAATCAGAAGGACCTGATACCTTTTTTGGAAAattctaataatattatagatGAGAAAGGTTGTACTCCAACTTATGATGAGGAAGATTGCAAAATAGATcatatatgttataataGTACAAATGAAAGTGAgggaaaaaattatgatataataaagtaTATGGAAAGACCTAATCATATGTTATCAAATGAACCTGTACATGTAAAAAAGAGTGTTAATGTgatacataataatattataaaaagacTTAAGGACAACACTagaaatgataataataataataataataataaatatgttgaaaataaattttataaaaggaagggaatatataatgaagaaaaagaaaaaaagcATCACAAAAAAAGCAACACAAAAAAggaaatgaaaaaaagtAACTTTTCATTTGTTAGAAAAGAATCTTCATCTAAATCAAAATATTgcaataatataaataatagtaagaaaaaaaaaattgtaaatTCAAAAGGAGCGATTAATGGAAAAGAGAAAattgaaaataaaacaGAATCCACAAAAGGATCAAAAAAGAATATGTcaacatatttttttaaaactaATCATAAGAATGATATTAAATTGAGAAATAGGAATCATTCTAATAATTCCCAAAAAAGAAgtagaaataataatcaaattaatgaaaatccagattttgaatttttatttaatactAAAGTTGTAAAGCAAGAAAATATAGGTAAAGATTGTAACCTATTGTCGAACGAACTTGTTTTTAGTGGGAATATATTGAAGgttaaaaaacaaaaaagaaaaaaaattgatataaaaaatagaaataataacaacaaaaCGGTGGAAAgaaatatatcatatggTACTAACAAAATAATCAATCCATATAAAATggagaaaaataaaaaggacTCGAAAAATAACGaaaatatcaaaaaaatcaaaaataacgaaaatatcaaaaatatcaaaaataacgaaaatatcaaaaatatcaaaaataacgaaaatatcaaaaatatcaaaaataataaaaataattttataacCATAGGACAAAGGAATATATCAACAAATcacaataaaataaatgaagaatattttaataaaaaatgtaaagaTGAACATAGCATAAATACCGAAAGTTCTTATGAAATTTCTATACAGGGGGAAGTGAATTTAAATTTTGATTTAAGTGATAAGGAAGGTACAGAAATGAAgagtaataataatattatattcatgtgtgatgataattatgtgaaaaagaaatatataaataatagtaatgatataaataatactaAAAGTaaggaagaaaaaaataaaaataattgtaTATCCCAACAAAATGGTAAGATggaaaaggaaaaaatgaaagataattttcttttccattatggttataaaaatgatcaAAGTAATATGTGTAGACATACCAAAGAAACAGAAGAAAAGAAAGTTgatcatatatatcaaaatgGGAAATGTATGAAATGTTCTAGCTCATTTGAAGTGAAgcatttatataaaaaaataaatgatatttttgatgttaatattaaaaataagaaaaaatatattcacaTAGAAAAATGTGATAATcttataaagaaatattgTCCAATCCATCCACATGAACATGTTAATATGTACATGAACAATGTAAAggaaaaaacaaacaaacaaaatAGTAGTGAACCAGTTAAGggtataaataatatagcATTAAACGTTTGTACAAGAACAAATAATGAGAACAATATTTTTGATAAAAGTATGATAACTcaaaaaaaggaaaaaaaaaaaaaaaatttccatgaatataatatagaaaataatcatttaaataatgaattgCACAAAATTGATGATAATAcagaatataaaaaaaaaaaacagaTTAGTTTATTGGAAAAAAgtaacataaaatataataataatttaaggattcataaaaatacaGATAAAGggaataataataaatggATATCtggaaatattataaataatgagTATAAAACTACAaaggatatatattacaagAATTTATATAAGATTAATAGTGTCAAATTGAAAAATGaggataataataatgggAGGATAAGGTTTAAACGTGACACATTTAATGAAACgtatgataatatatatcatcaCAAAAAATGTTATGATTTAGTATTGAATGAACTGCTGAAAGTTACTAGAAAGAAAAAACCCAAGAAACACTATcatgaatataataaaatttataagaatgaaaagaatattttaactaacaataataataataataataataataataataataataataataaccaTAACAaccataataataataataataataataataataacaataataatcgttttgatataaataatattaaagaaCGTGAtgagaaaagaaaaaatgataaatcAAGTATTACATGTGATAACGAAAATATTAGgattaattataaaacgAGCGCCATGGAAAGAATTAGGAaccaaaaaatatatcaagTCACAAATCAATTGAACGTTACAAAATATGAATCCAAACTTATCGAActagaagaaaaaatgataaagtTAAAAGAAttgttaaaaaaagaagatataGAAAATGAACAGTTGAAAagttttttaattttacaaGATGAGGAAATTAATGCTCTTAAGgaagaattaaaaatattatcagaacaaaataataaaaaaaaaaaaatttcaaaAACGAAAAAGGATAAAAGTCATCAAAatacaatattttataaaaatctAATAAAATCCAAGCCATCAAAATTTATggaaataattttaaaaaatgtaaaagaaaaaaaacaagaaaaGAAAACCTGTAACTTTAAAGAGttagataaaaataatgatgaaatgATTAAGAAAGATCCCATTATTtttgatgataaaaataatattaatcctatattcaaaaatgtaaataGTCTATCGACTAGTTGTAATTCTGTTGTACATGCATGTTATCCTTatgacaaaaaaaatatagaaaatcaaaaaaatcAAGAAAATCAagaaaatcaaaaaaatcaagaaaatcaaaaaaatcaaaaaaatcaagaaaatcaaaaaaatcAAGAAAATCAagaaaatcaaaaaaatcaagaaaatcaaaaaaatcaagaaaatcaaatacaagtaaataatcataatgaGACAGcaattttttatgatatgcctcctaatattaaaaataacCAACTCCATATGAATAACAAGttttcatatatttgttGTGATATGGCCAAAAAGAGTTCGTTGGATAGTTCAACAGGGTTTGCCATACAAGAAAAGAATGATGAAAATGCATCacataaattaaaaacGATGTCTTGTCCAATGTATAAACGTGAATGGAgaataaacaaaaatgatgaaatgAGAAAAGAGTATCATCCCCATGAGACATCAAATGGACAAATTAAGAATTATgttacaaataaatatcgtataaaaaatgataatacaaaaataaatttactaaaacataatattaGTGAAGGTAAAAAGGAAAGAATTGCTAGTGTTAATTTTAACAAATGTGAGGATGATaataagaattatatagAAAACATAAATGAAACAACAAGTAATATAGAAACtatgaataaaatagaaaatcaaattaaaaataaaattgatTGTAATCATATggaaaatttaaataagtACAATAAAGAATCAAATACAAATGATGGATATCATAATTTGAATCTTTGTCCTAGTACTATTTTCAggaaaaagaataataacaaaaaaaataacgTCAAAATATGTCAAGAAAAAATCAATTCACACATTGtacatattaattatataagtAATGACAATTTTGGTCAGATAAACAAGTcaggaaaaaataaatatttcttaagaaaagtaaaagaagaaaagataaatgaagaaaaaaaggaaaatattttttctaaatttttttcttatataaaaaataaaagtatatgtaatgaaaaaaaagataataaaaagaatttaaGAAGATACAATTCACATGTTCCTCATTTAAGTACAAAAAgtcatatttataaatcaCCAGATAATAAGAGATCACAatcatttattaatttatttaaaaattgtACAGCACAAAACTGTTCTAAGAATTATACAGATTATGTATTAACCGAAAAGAATTTAAATTCAActaatacatataataaaataaatgataaagagaaaattgaaataaaaaatgattcACCAATTTTTGGTCCTcttaataaaatagaagaaaataatattatttctaaTAACCATTTGAAGATAACAGAAAATGTTAATCATCCGGaacaattatatttaaaggGAAAATTTGTACcagaatataaaataaataaggaacatgatataaaaaagaaaagaaaaagttTTGTTTGTAAAaaagttataaaaaaaggaataataaaatctaatcaaatatataattttaaaattaataacGGTATTACAAAGCACATGAATTTATATTCTCAAAAtgtaaaagaaaaaagttCTTCAACGAAAAAGAAAATTCCAAAACATTCtgaaattataaataagattgatgtattaaatgatggaaaagaaaaaaaagaacaattaaataaagaaaatatgaaaCACATGGATATTCTAAATGTTAGAGGaaaacgaaaaaaaaatggaaagattaatatggataagttatataataaagatcAACAAGTAAAAAGTCTTAATTCTGAAGAAATacattttgaaaaatatgaaaaaatacaGGAAAATGgtaaattattaaatgacCGTAATTACCAGAAAAACATCATATCGATCATTGATAgggaaaatataaaacatcACTCTGAAAAAAGGATAAAACATAAAGAAGATAAtaagataataaataataaaaaatatatatcaaacGTTTCAAATGTTTCAAATATGTCAAACGTTTCAAATGTTTCAAATGTTTCAAATGTTTCAAATGTTTCAAATGTTTCAAATGTTTCAAATGTTTCAAATATGTcaaatatttcaaatatttcaaatataccaaatatttcaaatatttcaaatataCCAAATATATCAGATGACATAATGATATCCCCAAATCAAAAGACGCATAATATTAAcagtagtaataataataataagaagaagacattatatttaaataatccTTCTAATAATAGTACAAACACAAATATAAACTTGCTTAAACCAAGTATTAGAAAAATGTATGGACCACTTGAAGGTTCCACTTGTTCAAATGATAAcaagaaatatttatggATAAACgataaagaagaaaaaaataggACAAATCAGGATAAgcttaaaaaaaaaaaagaaaaaaaatgttattatgATCACAATGATGATAATTCATTAGAAAATTCaagtaaaatatatattcatgaTTTTCTTAAAAATCAAGAAATTCAAGGGAAATTTAATTTGCACTTGACAAATgcaaataaaaaattgaatGATTCTTCGCAAAAtgtaattaaaaaaattgttttaaattgtaaatgtaaaaaattaaaagatgaaaagaaaaaaaataaatgtatcaaaaatttaaataatgaaaataaagatataaatgatatgaaaaatgtagaaataattaaaaacaaGGTATCTCATTTGgacaataataaaaaaaaaataataataaataataagaagaataatataatacatgaaaacaaaatgaatgataatattaattattatttatttaaaaatgataaaataaaaaaaaaaaatatatatatacatgatCAAGATATCCCACAGGAATATATAAGCAATAGAAAGGATAGTTcttgtaaaaaatatataaataatatggaaaaacaaaatataaactATGATTTTCAGCTATCAAgttatgataattattctaataaaaaaaattgtcatatgtatgaaaatattattccTATTGAAAGTAATCAACAAAATAATGTATTAAATTCAAATGGAaatcatataaatcatGAACCTAAAATACACTTTCTTGAAAATGATGAGTCAACAATAATTGTGGAATATCCAAATgttaattattatattaaatgcccttga
- a CDS encoding tRNA m2G10 methyltransferase subunit, putative, with the protein MRLLTHNFLKCNETQCTGGYPLNIKLDMDSQENIKIIDQDINVEFVKNVLSKVDYDVLYNTAKQFGINLLASYNSDHLEDEEFLNSVHHALFKVHIMEGSLVCPKCNISFPIKDGIPNMLTGNEK; encoded by the exons atgaGACTTTTAAcacataattttttaaaatg CAATGAAACACAGTGCACAGGAGGTTATCCGCTAAACATAAAATTAGATATGGATTCtcaagaaaatataaaaataatagatcaagatataaatgtagaatttgtaaaaaatgtattGTCAAAAGTTGATTACgatgttttatataacacAGCTAAGCAG tTTGGTATAAATTTACTTGCTAGCTATAATAGTGATCACCTGGAAGATGAagaatttttaaattcaGTTCATCATGCCCTTTTTAAG GTTCATATAATGGAAGGGTCTTTGGTATGTCCTAAATGTAACATTTCTTTTCCAATAAAAGATG GAATTCCTAACATGTTAACTGGAAAcgaaaaataa